From Halarsenatibacter silvermanii, one genomic window encodes:
- a CDS encoding D-alanyl-D-alanine carboxypeptidase family protein, with the protein MSKNLLAAGLIIILLFMYAFTAGASEPDVTAPAALLLEPETGSVLYEKNAGKEHPPASLTKMMTVLLGIEALEAGEIKLKDRVTASSYASSMGGSQIFIEEGDILSVEELLKAIMVASANDASVVLAEAKAGDCSVFIEKMNERAEELGLDNTHFKTVNGLPHENQYTTAEDMARLARELVKYPKVMDWSQIWTKTLELADREAMIVNTNRMINSYSGLDGLKTGYTRDAGFNLVATASRDNMRLISVVLGAENESNRSESTAALLDYGFENYRLEKVLAAEEVLKDLSLKNSAPENVKGTPGSNLYALVEKGDTTEIDYELELDKNVEFPVEAGESIGTIYSLVEGEPVYEAELEAENRIEKAGILMRILRWFRNLFL; encoded by the coding sequence TTGTCAAAAAATCTTCTGGCAGCAGGGTTGATTATAATCCTGCTTTTTATGTATGCTTTTACAGCCGGAGCTTCTGAACCTGATGTCACGGCGCCGGCGGCTTTGCTGCTCGAACCGGAGACCGGCAGCGTGCTCTATGAAAAAAACGCCGGTAAAGAGCACCCTCCTGCCAGCCTGACAAAGATGATGACGGTTTTGCTGGGCATTGAAGCCCTGGAAGCCGGGGAAATAAAACTTAAGGACCGTGTGACCGCCAGCAGTTATGCCTCCAGTATGGGTGGATCGCAAATTTTCATCGAAGAAGGTGATATTCTCTCGGTTGAAGAATTATTAAAAGCCATCATGGTAGCTTCGGCCAATGACGCCAGCGTGGTTCTGGCTGAAGCAAAAGCCGGAGATTGCTCTGTTTTTATAGAGAAAATGAACGAGCGGGCCGAAGAGCTGGGACTGGATAATACCCATTTTAAAACTGTCAACGGACTGCCTCATGAAAATCAGTATACCACTGCTGAAGATATGGCCAGGCTGGCTCGTGAGCTGGTCAAATATCCAAAAGTTATGGATTGGAGTCAGATCTGGACAAAAACCCTGGAGCTGGCAGACCGCGAGGCAATGATCGTAAATACCAACAGGATGATAAATTCTTATTCGGGTCTTGACGGTCTAAAAACCGGTTATACCCGGGATGCCGGGTTTAATCTGGTGGCAACGGCCAGCCGGGATAATATGCGCCTGATATCGGTGGTTCTGGGGGCTGAAAATGAAAGCAATCGCTCCGAGTCAACTGCTGCTCTGCTCGATTATGGTTTTGAAAATTACCGTCTGGAAAAGGTTCTGGCTGCAGAAGAGGTGTTGAAGGATCTTTCATTAAAGAATTCGGCTCCAGAAAATGTAAAAGGAACGCCGGGCTCCAATCTGTATGCTCTGGTCGAGAAAGGAGACACAACTGAGATCGATTACGAACTCGAGCTTGATAAAAATGTGGAGTTTCCTGTGGAAGCCGGGGAGAGCATCGGTACAATTTACAGTCTGGTAGAAGGAGAGCCAGTCTATGAAGCTGAACTGGAGGCTGAAAACCGCATCGAGAAAGCCGGGATTTTGATGAGAATACTGCGCTGGTTTCGGAACCTATTTCTCTAG
- the mazG gene encoding nucleoside triphosphate pyrophosphohydrolase gives MDTKKEKSSKRENGQKINRLLDLMAELRGRSGCPWDKKQDLESLRQYVIEEAYEVVEAINRDNMDLLAEELGDLLLQVVFQAQIAREREEFDFSDIVAGLNEKLIRRHPHVFDEEEASTPDQVEKTWARVKAAENEDGEETESETGSDSLLEDYSRSRPALRQAREIQGLAARVGFDWNSIDSVLDKVEEEVAELREAVEKEEEKSRLEEELGDSLFALVNLSRFLSIDPETALLSCLDRFKDRFEYIEKRAEEHRNNIEDISLAQLDAWWEEAKSRKGDS, from the coding sequence ATGGATACAAAAAAGGAGAAAAGCTCGAAGAGGGAAAACGGTCAGAAGATAAATAGATTGCTGGATTTGATGGCCGAGCTGCGCGGCCGCAGTGGGTGTCCCTGGGATAAAAAACAGGATCTTGAGTCTCTGCGCCAATACGTCATAGAAGAAGCCTATGAGGTAGTTGAGGCAATTAACAGGGATAATATGGATTTGCTGGCAGAGGAGCTGGGAGATCTGCTCCTGCAGGTCGTATTCCAGGCTCAAATAGCCAGGGAGCGAGAGGAATTCGATTTCTCCGACATAGTAGCCGGTTTGAACGAAAAACTTATTCGCCGACATCCTCATGTTTTCGATGAGGAGGAGGCCAGCACGCCGGACCAGGTCGAAAAAACCTGGGCCCGTGTCAAGGCTGCCGAGAATGAAGATGGAGAAGAGACAGAATCTGAAACTGGATCCGATTCGCTGCTGGAGGATTATTCTCGCAGCAGGCCGGCTCTGCGGCAGGCCCGGGAGATTCAGGGTTTGGCTGCCCGGGTTGGATTTGACTGGAATTCGATCGACAGCGTTCTGGATAAAGTGGAGGAAGAAGTAGCCGAACTGAGGGAAGCGGTAGAAAAAGAAGAGGAAAAAAGCCGGCTGGAAGAAGAGCTGGGCGATAGTTTATTCGCTCTGGTAAACCTGTCGCGTTTTCTCTCGATCGATCCTGAGACCGCTCTTCTTTCCTGTCTGGACCGTTTTAAAGATCGCTTTGAATATATCGAAAAGAGAGCCGAAGAACACAGGAATAACATCGAGGATATATCTCTGGCACAGCTGGACGCCTGGTGGGAAGAGGCAAAATCCAGAAAAGGTGATAGTTAA
- a CDS encoding putative polysaccharide biosynthesis protein produces the protein MADDKAAGSFIKGAAILSAAGIISRFMGLGYRVILTRMIGAEGMGIYQMAYPLYTIMLVVSRSGIPVTMAKMIADRMARDENKDAYRVFTIARVMSVIIGAVFTLGMLVLAGPLIRILRLDPRAYYAILAIAPAIFLVSIMATYRGFFQGLQDMRPTAASQIVEQLIRTITMIGLAYYLLPLGLEFAAAGASFGAVTGAAAGLLLLFYIYFRRRGDIFEFFVESEEVVEDYQTGSILSEFARLGLPITFGALVRPLMNFVDWVFVPQRLQTAGFAMEEATTLYGLFTNVAMPLVNFPAIITVSLAASLVPAISEADALEDRELIAHRTHTALRFTLFLGLPSAVGLTVLAGPLSGVIFSEPEAASILRLLAWGVIFITLQQTTSAVLQGIGRTDLPARNLALGAAGNAVLNYLLTGLPLFNIHGAAAATVLGFFTAAALNIISVLRRVKNLQSLRTAVVYPALSSLLMGAAVLLLHGFMAETFVGRLPLAELVILLASVAAGAVIYSFLMLLSGALRYDDLILLPRVGENIAIFLGKRGVIDGYKKGEKLEEGKRSEDK, from the coding sequence GTGGCTGATGATAAAGCCGCCGGTTCTTTCATCAAAGGTGCGGCTATTTTGAGCGCGGCCGGAATTATATCCAGATTTATGGGTCTGGGGTATAGAGTTATTTTGACCAGGATGATCGGAGCCGAGGGTATGGGTATATATCAGATGGCTTATCCTCTTTATACGATTATGCTGGTAGTTTCCCGTTCGGGCATTCCGGTGACGATGGCCAAAATGATTGCCGACAGAATGGCCCGAGATGAGAACAAAGATGCCTATCGGGTTTTCACCATAGCCCGGGTTATGAGTGTAATTATCGGAGCAGTTTTTACTCTGGGTATGCTGGTTCTGGCCGGTCCTCTGATCAGGATTTTGAGACTTGATCCCCGGGCTTATTATGCGATTTTGGCCATAGCTCCGGCGATCTTTCTGGTTTCTATAATGGCCACCTACCGCGGTTTTTTTCAGGGGCTGCAGGATATGCGTCCTACCGCTGCTTCCCAGATAGTTGAGCAGCTGATCAGGACTATAACGATGATCGGGCTGGCCTATTATCTGCTGCCTCTGGGACTGGAATTTGCCGCCGCCGGCGCTTCCTTCGGAGCGGTCACGGGAGCGGCAGCCGGTCTTTTGCTTTTATTTTATATTTACTTTAGGCGGCGCGGTGATATTTTCGAGTTCTTCGTCGAATCAGAAGAGGTCGTGGAAGATTATCAGACCGGCAGCATTTTGAGTGAGTTCGCCCGGCTGGGCCTGCCCATAACTTTTGGAGCCCTGGTCAGGCCGCTTATGAATTTTGTGGACTGGGTTTTTGTACCTCAAAGACTGCAGACTGCCGGCTTCGCTATGGAGGAAGCCACAACGCTTTACGGGCTTTTTACCAACGTAGCCATGCCGCTGGTCAATTTTCCGGCCATCATAACTGTCTCGCTGGCCGCCAGCCTGGTTCCAGCTATTTCGGAAGCCGATGCTCTTGAGGATCGCGAGTTGATCGCTCATCGAACCCATACAGCGTTGAGATTCACACTCTTTTTGGGCCTGCCTTCCGCGGTGGGTCTGACTGTTTTGGCCGGGCCGCTATCCGGTGTAATTTTTTCCGAGCCCGAGGCCGCCAGTATTCTGCGTCTTCTGGCCTGGGGGGTTATTTTCATAACCCTACAGCAGACGACTTCGGCGGTTCTGCAGGGGATTGGCCGCACAGATCTACCTGCTCGCAATCTGGCTCTGGGAGCGGCTGGCAATGCCGTTTTAAATTATCTGCTCACCGGTCTTCCTTTATTCAATATTCACGGAGCCGCAGCAGCCACCGTTTTAGGATTTTTTACTGCTGCCGCCCTTAACATCATCTCAGTTCTGCGGCGGGTCAAAAACTTGCAGTCATTAAGAACTGCAGTCGTCTATCCCGCTCTTTCCTCTCTGCTCATGGGAGCAGCGGTTTTGCTTCTGCACGGGTTTATGGCCGAAACTTTTGTCGGCAGACTGCCGCTGGCCGAACTGGTCATTCTGCTGGCCTCGGTGGCGGCTGGGGCCGTCATCTATTCATTCTTAATGCTTTTGAGCGGAGCGCTGAGATATGATGATCTGATTTTGCTCCCCAGAGTGGGGGAGAATATTGCTATATTTCTGGGAAAAAGAGGTGTAATCGATGGATACAAAAAAGGAGAAAAGCTCGAAGAGGGAAAACGGTCAGAAGATAAATAG
- the mfd gene encoding transcription-repair coupling factor codes for MREETAGLKRQVKEEMEIRFKEEIPEKIEKLISGVRSGENLKITGLWSSRLAYIISHLSGNVARNLMIVCRDDYRAGELYEDLSRLLPEEKVFLFPEQDVRPHEEIPVDERKQEQRLKIYHRFQQEEGGLVCAASIASLNKVLPPLGRWRELERRMEVGESYDMGELTSELVNMGYRRLDMVGSRGEFSVRGGILDIFPPGHDLPRRLEFFGEELESIRSFSIDDQRSREQHRELFLHPASELILPEEFAERVEDVVSRLENRREELKDSRPEAAEKIKSRRDRLISQGRENLDSIVLRQYLPFFFDRLDTVFDYLGSGTLYVLEGPSRLKQTFGTEWEKINEEFTDLLAEGEVLPYYIDNFLDQEQMNRELYSRQYIECYDGMEGDSRLPEIDFKGRGVEPYHGRFDMLAERIEELTGQNFRVLLGMSSLDKCRQLKEHLQSYLEVKTAEDPDMSSPAGEVLILQVNLAEGFQLEDLGLAYFCEREIMGEKRREKKKIKDLEDTEQVSTFSELSPGDYVVHENHGIGRYLGLKPLSIQGQQKDYLLIEYADEDKLYVPTEQIHLVQKYIGGEGAEPNLYRLGGNRWQKVKERVKSSVKELAVDLVELYAAREALEGYAFSRDTEWQQEFEEAFPFEETEDQLQAIEDVKKDMESPHPMDRLLCGDVGYGKTEVAIRAAFKAAVDSKQTAVLVPTTILAQQHFNTFKERIDKFPINVAMLSRFRTSSEQRIIKEKLAQGRIDIIIGTHRLLSDDVEFNDLGLLVIDEEQRFGVSHKEKLKDIKKNIDVLTMTATPIPRTLHMALTGVRDMSVIETPPENRYPIRTYVKERDEDLIRDAIRRELAREGQVYYVHNRVEDIDRQAGMIRELVPEARVAVAHGQMAENHLEKLMMDFYNHEYDVLVCTTIIENGLDIANVNSIVINRADKMGLAQLYQLRGRVGRTDRIAYSYLLYDEDEILSEEAEKRLRAIREFTDLGSGFKIAMRDMEIRGAGNLLGPEQSGHIASIGYSLYCKLLDRAVGEIKGEDEDEEIDVEVNLELDSYMPDDYIGSSPQKIDVYKRLMRARSERKVAEIRSELEDRFGNLPDQVENLLDISRIKMRATRLNIDLIEEKDQEFVCYFRDKDGVDGKAVTALAKKHPRKLRISSGRSPRLSVKKSGGSKESISRLIEILNNFLELQKDSRCFRSGKAGDGGG; via the coding sequence TTGAGAGAGGAAACAGCCGGCTTAAAGCGGCAGGTTAAGGAGGAGATGGAGATTAGGTTCAAAGAAGAAATACCGGAAAAAATAGAAAAGCTTATCAGCGGGGTTAGATCAGGAGAAAACCTCAAAATAACCGGGCTCTGGAGCTCAAGACTGGCCTACATAATATCCCATTTGAGCGGAAATGTCGCCCGCAATCTCATGATCGTCTGCCGGGATGATTATCGGGCGGGCGAGCTTTATGAGGATCTTTCCAGGCTGCTGCCTGAAGAAAAAGTTTTTTTATTCCCCGAGCAGGATGTCAGGCCTCATGAGGAAATTCCCGTCGACGAGAGAAAACAGGAACAGCGGCTGAAAATCTATCACCGCTTTCAGCAGGAGGAAGGCGGCCTTGTCTGTGCTGCTTCTATAGCCTCTTTGAACAAGGTGCTGCCTCCGCTGGGACGCTGGCGCGAGCTTGAACGCCGTATGGAGGTGGGCGAAAGTTATGATATGGGTGAGCTGACCTCCGAGCTTGTCAATATGGGTTACCGAAGGCTGGATATGGTCGGTTCGCGCGGCGAATTCAGTGTTCGGGGAGGTATTCTCGATATCTTTCCTCCCGGTCATGATCTCCCCCGCCGGCTGGAATTTTTTGGCGAAGAGCTGGAATCGATCCGCAGTTTTTCGATCGATGATCAACGCTCCAGAGAGCAGCACAGAGAACTTTTTCTGCATCCGGCTTCGGAGCTGATTCTGCCGGAAGAATTTGCCGAACGTGTAGAAGATGTGGTCAGCAGGCTGGAAAACAGGCGTGAGGAGCTGAAAGATAGCCGGCCGGAAGCTGCTGAAAAAATAAAGTCCCGACGGGATAGGCTGATAAGTCAGGGGCGTGAAAATCTGGACAGCATAGTTCTGCGCCAGTATCTTCCTTTTTTCTTTGACCGTCTGGATACGGTTTTTGATTATCTGGGCAGCGGCACCCTGTACGTGCTGGAAGGACCTTCGCGTCTGAAGCAAACTTTCGGCACCGAGTGGGAGAAGATCAACGAGGAATTCACAGATCTGCTTGCAGAAGGCGAAGTTTTACCATATTATATCGATAATTTTCTGGATCAGGAGCAGATGAACAGGGAATTGTACAGCCGTCAATATATAGAATGTTACGACGGAATGGAAGGCGACAGCCGGCTGCCCGAAATCGATTTTAAAGGCAGAGGAGTGGAACCCTATCACGGTCGTTTTGATATGCTGGCCGAGCGCATAGAGGAGCTTACCGGGCAGAATTTTAGGGTGCTTTTAGGCATGAGCAGCCTGGATAAGTGCCGGCAGCTGAAAGAGCATCTGCAAAGTTATCTCGAGGTGAAAACAGCTGAGGATCCTGACATGAGCTCTCCCGCCGGCGAGGTGCTGATACTGCAAGTCAACCTGGCTGAGGGCTTTCAGCTGGAGGATTTAGGTCTGGCCTATTTCTGTGAGCGCGAGATCATGGGAGAAAAGCGCCGTGAAAAGAAGAAGATTAAGGATCTGGAAGATACAGAACAGGTTTCTACTTTCTCTGAACTCTCGCCGGGAGATTATGTCGTGCATGAAAACCACGGAATCGGCCGTTATCTGGGCCTTAAACCCCTTTCCATTCAGGGGCAGCAGAAGGATTATCTGCTCATTGAGTATGCCGACGAGGACAAATTATACGTGCCTACCGAACAGATACATTTAGTTCAGAAATATATAGGTGGCGAAGGAGCTGAACCTAACTTATATCGGCTGGGCGGCAACCGCTGGCAGAAGGTTAAAGAGCGGGTTAAATCGTCGGTCAAAGAACTGGCCGTCGACCTGGTGGAACTTTATGCCGCCCGGGAAGCCTTAGAGGGTTATGCTTTCAGCAGGGATACCGAATGGCAGCAGGAATTTGAGGAAGCTTTTCCCTTCGAGGAGACAGAAGATCAGCTTCAGGCTATAGAAGATGTCAAAAAAGACATGGAAAGCCCGCATCCCATGGATAGACTGCTCTGCGGAGATGTGGGCTATGGTAAGACTGAAGTGGCCATTCGGGCTGCTTTTAAAGCGGCCGTTGATAGCAAGCAGACGGCTGTATTGGTCCCTACCACCATTCTGGCCCAGCAGCATTTCAATACCTTCAAGGAACGGATAGACAAATTCCCCATCAACGTGGCCATGCTCTCCCGTTTTAGGACCTCCTCCGAACAGAGGATTATCAAGGAAAAACTGGCTCAGGGGAGAATCGATATAATCATCGGTACTCATAGGCTGCTTTCGGATGATGTCGAATTCAACGATCTGGGCCTTCTGGTCATAGATGAAGAACAGAGATTTGGCGTTTCGCACAAGGAGAAACTGAAGGATATCAAGAAGAATATAGATGTGCTGACTATGACGGCTACCCCCATCCCCAGGACGCTGCACATGGCGCTTACCGGGGTCAGGGATATGAGCGTCATCGAAACTCCGCCCGAAAATCGCTATCCCATACGCACCTACGTTAAAGAGCGAGATGAGGATCTGATACGCGATGCCATCCGCCGGGAGCTGGCCCGGGAGGGTCAGGTGTATTATGTACACAATCGGGTGGAGGACATTGACAGGCAGGCCGGAATGATCAGGGAGCTCGTGCCCGAGGCCCGGGTGGCAGTGGCTCACGGGCAGATGGCTGAAAATCATCTGGAAAAGCTGATGATGGATTTCTATAATCACGAATACGATGTACTTGTCTGTACAACGATCATCGAAAATGGCTTAGATATCGCCAACGTTAACTCGATCGTCATAAATCGCGCTGATAAGATGGGTCTGGCGCAGCTTTACCAGCTCCGGGGACGTGTGGGCAGAACTGACCGCATAGCATATTCCTATCTGCTTTATGATGAGGATGAAATTCTCTCTGAGGAGGCCGAAAAGCGCCTCAGAGCTATCCGCGAATTTACAGATCTCGGTTCTGGTTTTAAAATTGCCATGCGAGATATGGAGATTCGCGGCGCAGGAAATCTGCTGGGCCCGGAGCAGTCAGGCCATATTGCCAGCATCGGCTATTCGCTTTACTGCAAGCTGCTCGATCGGGCTGTGGGCGAGATCAAAGGTGAGGATGAGGATGAGGAGATAGATGTCGAGGTGAATTTAGAGCTGGATTCATATATGCCCGATGATTATATCGGCAGCTCACCCCAGAAGATAGATGTGTATAAAAGGCTCATGCGCGCCCGTTCAGAAAGGAAAGTGGCCGAAATCAGGTCCGAACTGGAAGATCGCTTCGGCAATCTGCCTGATCAGGTGGAAAATCTTCTGGATATCAGCCGGATAAAAATGAGGGCGACCAGGCTCAATATCGATCTCATAGAGGAAAAGGATCAGGAGTTTGTCTGTTATTTCCGGGACAAAGATGGGGTTGACGGCAAAGCTGTGACGGCGCTGGCCAAAAAGCATCCGCGCAAACTCAGGATAAGCTCCGGCCGCAGCCCCCGGCTGTCCGTCAAAAAAAGCGGCGGCAGCAAAGAAAGTATTTCCAGGCTTATTGAAATTTTAAATAATTTTCTGGAGCTCCAGAAAGATAGTCGTTGCTTCCGGAGCGGAAAAGCGGGTGATGGCGGTGGCTGA
- the pth gene encoding aminoacyl-tRNA hydrolase, translating to MNLIVGLGNPVPKYENTRHNIGFQAVRKLAEKHNFKARKRDEAMVAEDRIKGYPAAIAQPLTLMNRSGRAVSWLVDEYSAKPRDLLVIHDDLDLEMGRIRLKYGGSSGGHNGIKSIIKALDTPEFNRLRLGIGRPPPGVRASDYVLDKFSSEEKLEVIEPALARAVEAVELWLEEDLDAAMNRFN from the coding sequence ATGAATTTGATAGTCGGCCTGGGCAATCCGGTTCCGAAATATGAAAACACCCGCCATAATATAGGCTTCCAGGCTGTCAGGAAACTGGCCGAAAAACACAATTTTAAGGCCAGAAAGAGGGATGAAGCTATGGTGGCCGAGGATAGAATCAAGGGCTATCCCGCTGCAATTGCTCAGCCTTTAACCCTGATGAATAGAAGCGGCAGGGCGGTCAGCTGGCTCGTCGATGAATATTCGGCAAAACCCCGGGATCTGCTGGTAATCCACGATGATCTCGATCTTGAGATGGGCAGGATCAGGCTAAAATACGGGGGCAGCAGCGGCGGCCATAACGGTATAAAATCGATCATAAAAGCTCTGGACACTCCGGAATTCAATCGTCTCAGGCTGGGAATCGGCCGACCACCCCCGGGGGTTAGAGCTTCGGATTATGTGCTCGATAAGTTTTCTTCTGAGGAGAAACTGGAAGTCATTGAACCTGCTCTGGCCAGAGCTGTCGAGGCTGTGGAACTGTGGCTGGAAGAAGATCTCGATGCTGCTATGAACAGGTTTAATTGA
- a CDS encoding 50S ribosomal protein L25, producing MQKVEMTANKRENTGKGTARKLRREGMVPGVIYGPHRESQPLTVDPLEIREIIGENAIVELTILENDEEMETETAMLKDYQEHVIKNELLHVDFLAISMDEKITITVPTEVVGTSVGVKEGGVLQELMREVEIECYPADIPESIEVDITELDVGDSIQVSELDAGEEIEILHDPDDVLATVVPPSEEITEEEETLVDVETLEPEVIGEEEEEVEEELAEEEAEDEEDMEQRDYM from the coding sequence ATGCAAAAAGTTGAGATGACTGCCAACAAAAGGGAAAATACAGGTAAAGGCACAGCCCGCAAACTGAGACGGGAGGGCATGGTGCCAGGAGTTATTTATGGTCCTCATCGGGAATCTCAGCCGCTTACGGTTGATCCCCTGGAGATCAGGGAGATAATCGGTGAGAACGCTATCGTGGAATTGACCATTCTAGAAAACGATGAAGAGATGGAGACGGAGACTGCCATGCTCAAAGATTATCAGGAGCATGTCATCAAGAATGAACTTCTGCACGTCGATTTTTTGGCCATATCGATGGATGAGAAAATTACTATCACTGTCCCCACCGAAGTAGTGGGAACCTCTGTCGGTGTCAAAGAGGGTGGTGTTCTGCAGGAGCTGATGCGCGAAGTCGAAATTGAATGCTATCCCGCAGATATACCCGAGTCCATAGAAGTCGATATAACCGAGCTGGATGTCGGTGACTCGATTCAGGTCAGTGAGCTGGATGCTGGCGAGGAGATCGAGATTCTGCATGATCCTGACGATGTGCTGGCCACCGTCGTGCCGCCCAGCGAAGAGATTACCGAAGAGGAAGAGACACTTGTCGATGTTGAGACTCTCGAACCGGAAGTTATCGGCGAAGAGGAAGAGGAAGTAGAAGAAGAACTTGCTGAAGAAGAGGCTGAGGATGAAGAAGATATGGAACAGCGCGATTATATGTAA
- a CDS encoding ribose-phosphate diphosphokinase — MSAYGEELKIFTGNCHKKLARDICQYLGTELVSCEIGRFEDGEISVKIEETVRGADVFVIQPTSPPVNENIMELLVMIDALRRASARRITAVIPYYGYARQDRKARGREPITAKLVANLLYTAGVRRVLSIDMHAPQIQGFFDIPVDHLFSTNIVVDHFQNKNLDDMTAVAPDVGSVKKVRTFAEKLNIPMAIIDKRRPQPNVSRVMNVIGPVEDRNVVLYDDIIDTAGTITNAAEVLDEMGAKNIYASCTHALFSGPAVDRLKDSPVEEIITTNTIPQEEHAEVLDNLEILSVAPLLGEAIDRIFKDVSVSVLFK, encoded by the coding sequence ATGTCTGCTTATGGCGAAGAGCTGAAAATATTTACCGGTAACTGTCACAAGAAGCTGGCCCGGGATATCTGTCAGTATCTGGGCACCGAACTGGTCAGTTGCGAGATAGGAAGGTTTGAAGACGGAGAAATTTCGGTGAAGATAGAGGAGACGGTTCGAGGGGCCGATGTCTTCGTTATTCAGCCTACAAGTCCGCCGGTAAACGAGAATATTATGGAACTTCTGGTGATGATAGACGCTCTGCGCAGGGCCTCAGCCCGCCGAATCACCGCTGTCATACCTTATTATGGCTATGCCCGTCAGGACAGGAAAGCCAGGGGTAGAGAGCCGATTACCGCCAAGCTTGTGGCCAATTTGCTCTATACCGCGGGTGTGAGAAGGGTGCTCTCCATCGACATGCATGCTCCTCAGATCCAGGGCTTTTTTGATATACCTGTCGATCATCTTTTTTCCACCAATATTGTGGTTGATCATTTTCAGAATAAAAATCTCGATGACATGACCGCTGTAGCTCCCGACGTGGGTTCGGTAAAAAAAGTCCGGACCTTTGCTGAAAAACTCAATATACCGATGGCCATCATAGATAAAAGACGTCCCCAGCCCAACGTTTCCCGGGTTATGAATGTTATCGGACCTGTGGAGGATCGCAATGTCGTCCTCTATGACGATATCATAGATACAGCGGGTACTATCACAAATGCGGCCGAGGTGCTGGACGAGATGGGAGCTAAGAATATCTACGCCAGCTGTACTCATGCTCTATTTTCGGGGCCGGCTGTTGACCGTTTGAAAGATTCTCCTGTGGAAGAAATAATAACCACCAACACTATACCGCAGGAAGAACATGCTGAAGTGCTGGATAATCTGGAAATTCTGTCGGTGGCGCCTCTTCTGGGAGAAGCTATCGACAGGATCTTCAAGGATGTTTCTGTCAGCGTTCTTTTCAAGTGA
- the glmU gene encoding bifunctional UDP-N-acetylglucosamine diphosphorylase/glucosamine-1-phosphate N-acetyltransferase GlmU, with product MDDLLIIVLAAGKGTRMNSSRNKMLHGLAGRPLIKHVVDTSRELTDDIVCVVGHQAEKVRGAAGEEVEFVFQEDQQGTGHAVWQAEEYIRSHSGDTLVLYGDTPLVTAETLKDYINNHRRRQAGMSILTAELDDPAGYGRILRDESGSIMDIVEEHDCRGEEAQIKEINAGIYCFASQLLHEALKQIDNDNAQNEYYLTDCLYYIKEKAELASAEGDPAEIIGINDRSDLAAAEKVMQRRIKSAHLDRGVTLIDPERTYIEKRVEIGRDTTIYPGVTLRGETRIGRECLLEPGCQLKDARLAEKVNVLQGSVIRKSRIERETSVGPYAYIRPGCSIARGCKIGDFVELKKASVGEGSKVPHLTYVGDAEIGSGCNVGAGTVFANYDGENKHKTVLGDGVFVGSNTTLVAPLKLEDGAKTGAGSVVVDDVKSKTTVLGVPARFYKRED from the coding sequence ATGGATGATCTGCTCATAATCGTTCTGGCAGCCGGAAAGGGAACCAGGATGAATTCCAGCCGTAACAAGATGCTGCACGGGCTGGCCGGCCGTCCTCTAATAAAACATGTTGTCGATACCTCGCGGGAACTGACCGATGATATCGTCTGCGTGGTGGGGCATCAGGCCGAAAAAGTCAGGGGGGCTGCCGGGGAAGAGGTTGAATTTGTCTTTCAGGAAGATCAGCAGGGTACCGGTCACGCGGTCTGGCAGGCTGAAGAATACATTCGATCTCACAGTGGTGATACCCTGGTCCTTTACGGTGATACTCCTCTGGTCACCGCGGAGACATTGAAAGATTACATAAACAATCACCGCCGCCGGCAGGCCGGCATGAGTATTCTGACGGCTGAACTGGATGATCCAGCCGGATACGGTAGAATATTGCGCGATGAAAGCGGCAGTATAATGGATATAGTGGAAGAACACGACTGCCGGGGCGAGGAGGCGCAGATAAAGGAGATCAATGCCGGCATTTACTGCTTTGCAAGCCAGCTTCTGCATGAAGCCCTCAAACAGATAGACAATGATAATGCCCAGAATGAATATTATCTCACCGATTGTCTTTATTACATAAAAGAAAAGGCTGAACTGGCTTCAGCAGAGGGTGATCCAGCCGAGATCATCGGCATTAACGACCGCAGTGATCTGGCTGCAGCTGAAAAGGTTATGCAGAGGCGGATAAAATCTGCTCATCTGGACAGGGGAGTAACCTTAATCGACCCCGAACGAACTTACATCGAAAAAAGGGTGGAGATCGGCCGCGATACCACAATATATCCGGGTGTGACCCTGCGCGGAGAGACTCGAATAGGCCGGGAGTGCTTGCTGGAACCGGGCTGTCAGCTTAAAGATGCCCGGCTGGCTGAAAAAGTGAATGTCCTCCAGGGCAGCGTCATCAGGAAAAGTCGGATTGAGAGAGAGACCAGTGTAGGTCCATATGCCTATATCAGACCTGGCTGCAGCATCGCGCGGGGCTGTAAAATAGGGGATTTTGTCGAGCTCAAAAAAGCCTCGGTTGGAGAGGGCAGCAAGGTACCTCATCTCACCTATGTGGGTGATGCCGAGATAGGCAGCGGCTGCAATGTTGGGGCAGGAACTGTTTTTGCCAATTATGATGGAGAAAACAAGCACAAAACCGTGCTTGGAGACGGAGTTTTTGTCGGCAGCAATACAACTCTGGTGGCGCCGCTCAAGCTCGAGGACGGAGCCAAAACCGGCGCCGGCTCAGTGGTCGTTGACGATGTGAAATCGAAGACCACAGTTCTGGGCGTTCCCGCCCGTTTTTATAAGCGCGAGGATTAG